The genome window TCGATTAGGTTTTTCACTACACCTGGAATAGCAAAGTTATAGACTGGCGAGAAGATCCAGATGGCATCCGCAGCAAGAACCGCATCACGCGCTGCCTGCACAGCTGGTAGGGTTGGTGTTTCCAAATCTTGGTTCATCATTGGAATGTCCTTGTAGTCCAAGTAAGTCACCGTTGCTTTTCCTTCCAGAAGACTTTCTGCTTTCTTAGCCATTTGGTGGTTAAAAGATCCTTGACGAAGGGATCCGACAATAAATAAAATGTTTTTCATAGTTGTTTCCTCTTTCTGTTGTAAGATTATTTATTACAATAGCTATTATACAGGATCACAATGTAATGTCAAGGATTACAACTCGTATTTTTAAACTTCTATTCCAGTTCACTAGGTGAGGGGCAAGAGGAGTGAGAAAAAAAGGTTGGATAAAAGTTTCCAACCTTCAATAAATCATAACCGTATAAATCTGTAGAGGATCAAGATCCAAAAATAACGAACTCCTGACGATCTTTACAATCCATTTTAGAACTACTTTTTTCTCAGCAAGTCAATTCTCAATCCCAAAATTCTGTTCTCGCTACTACTCCTCGTTAGACGAATCCGTAGCCAACATTTTTTTGATGGATTCGCAGGATAAATCTGTCATTTCAGCAATCATCTCGATACTCATCCCCTTCAAAGATAGTTTTTGAATCAGAGACTGCTGACCAGCTTGAACTCCCAACTCCATGCCTTCTTGTCTGCCTTGTTCCAATCCCTGTTCGAGACCACGCTCGAGTCCTTGTTCAAGACCTTGTTCGAGTCCCTGTTCAAGACCTTGTTCAAGACCTTGTTCGAGTCCCTGTTCAAGACCTTTTTTCAACCCTTTCTGAAAACCGGCTTCCAGTTGTTCTTTCCGAAAGGTATCCATGCTCATTTCCCAATTTTCTCTGATACGAATCCGTTCATCAATCATTTCTTTTTCCTCCCTTGTCCAATTTGATGGGATTAGGAGTGATTCTGCCTGCTCGATCACTTGATCTGGTTGATGACTGAATGGGCGATTACCAAAAAATTCAAGCCATTGTCTCCAGTGAGCATTCAACTCCGTATCTCTACTTTCATTATACTTATCCAACTCTAAAAAGGCAACCTTTAACATATTGTGCGCTACTCCATCCTTTCGAGAACTATAAAGAGGTGTCCCATCTACTGTATGGCGCATTTCATAGACATTGACGGGTGAATCTAAATGAGGAAAAATACTTCGCTCCAGGATAGCGATCCCATAGACCGGCTCCAGCTCCTGGTACATAGAATGGGTTGCCCCTTTCTTTCGCTTGCGTTGGACATTTTCTACCAGTTGATTGGCTAAATAATAGT of Streptococcus sp. S5 contains these proteins:
- a CDS encoding NADPH-dependent FMN reductase, with protein sequence MKNILFIVGSLRQGSFNHQMAKKAESLLEGKATVTYLDYKDIPMMNQDLETPTLPAVQAARDAVLAADAIWIFSPVYNFAIPGVVKNLIDWLSRALDLSETRGPSALQDKIVTVSSVANAGHEPMFAAYQALLPFVRTQVVGEFTGTTVNPEAWETGELVLTDEAVAGLEKQAQALLEA
- a CDS encoding Rpn family recombination-promoting nuclease/putative transposase: MKKRHEYVSPTLDLMAKKIFSLPEVTAKFIREVLDLPVESVEILEGDQIHEQGFLGDLPFETSVDVRARLDSGLEVIIEIQVLKQEYFLNRFHYYLANQLVENVQRKRKKGATHSMYQELEPVYGIAILERSIFPHLDSPVNVYEMRHTVDGTPLYSSRKDGVAHNMLKVAFLELDKYNESRDTELNAHWRQWLEFFGNRPFSHQPDQVIEQAESLLIPSNWTREEKEMIDERIRIRENWEMSMDTFRKEQLEAGFQKGLKKGLEQGLEQGLEQGLEQGLEQGLEQGLERGLEQGLEQGRQEGMELGVQAGQQSLIQKLSLKGMSIEMIAEMTDLSCESIKKMLATDSSNEE